From the Cryptomeria japonica chromosome 2, Sugi_1.0, whole genome shotgun sequence genome, one window contains:
- the LOC131078904 gene encoding probable BOI-related E3 ubiquitin-protein ligase 3, whose protein sequence is MAVQAQYPSNIVLSDFRSIRSGQEHRNTIGLVFGSSEHQMNPQSNHPPPPSHFDMFNTAHGQQILSTNGAIFHFPEEPSSRKRPREMVDHIPLQQQRPSLINLSDLQQQTGPGIVSHSARTVSTGLRLAFEDEQVNSSTKFGPRVDVASTMPFLSEDIASNLQKQKEEIDQFLRVQGDQLRQALAEKRQRHFRSLVSMIEEAASRQMKEKDLEMEKINLRNIELEEQIKQLKLESCMWQNKVRNQEAVMANLRRSLQQALGQVREQSKEGCGDSEENDAESVHIDPNVRSVRASKDLRDQSTCKVCHKNNVSILLLPCRHLCICKDCEVQVDTCPLCYQMRSASVEVYMS, encoded by the exons ATGGCAGTTCAAGCTCAGTATCCTTCAAACATTGTGCTGTCCGATTTCAGAAGCATCAG GAGTGGGCAGGAACATCGGAACACAATAGGGCTTGTCTTTGGATCATCGGAGCATCAGATGAACCCTCAATCcaatcatcctcctcctccttcccATTTCGACATGTTTAATACAG CGCATGGGCAGCAGATTCTGTCCACTAATGGAGCAATCTTTCATTTTCCAGAGGAACCCTCATCACGAAAGAGACCAAGGGAAATGGTTGATCATATCCCTTTGCAACAACAGAGACCCTCTTTAATAAATTTGAGTGACCTTCAACAGCAAACAGGTCCAGGTATTGTTTCCCATTCTGCCAGAACAGTGTCGACTGGCTTGCGTTTGGCTTTTGAAGATGAGCAAGTCAATTCGTCAACCAAGTTTGGGCCTAGAGTCGATGTAGCTTCCACCATGCCTTTCCTTTCAGAGGATATAGCATCAAACTTGCAAAAGCAGAAAGAAGAAATCGATCAATTTCTGAGAGTGCAG GGAGATCAACTAAGACAGGCTCTTGCAGAAAAGAGGCAAAGGCATTTCAGGTCTCTTGTTTCTATGATCGAGGAAGCTGCTTCGAGACAGATGAAGGAAAAGGATTTAGAGATGGAGAAGATAAATCTTAGAAACATTGAACTTGAGGAGCAGATAAAACAGCTAAAACTTGAAAGTTGCATGTGGCAGAACAAAGTTAGGAATCAGGAAGCAGTAATGGCAAACTTGCGAAGAAGTCTTCAACAGGCTTTGGGACAGGTCAGGGAACAAAGCAAGGAAGGATGTGGGGATAGTGAAGAAAATGATGCAGAATCAGTGCACATAGATCCTAATGTACGATCTGTAAGAGCTAGCAAAGATCTAAGAGATCAGAGTACCTGCAAGGTCTGTCACAAGAACAATGTATCCATTCTTCTCCTCCCTTGTCGACACCTCTGCATCTGCAAAGACTGTGAGGTTCAAGTGGATACCTGCCCTCTGTGCTATCAGATGAGGAGTGCAAGTGTGGAAGTGTACATGTCTTAA